One region of Osmia lignaria lignaria isolate PbOS001 chromosome 7, iyOsmLign1, whole genome shotgun sequence genomic DNA includes:
- the FucTB gene encoding alpha-(1,3)-fucosyltransferase 10 isoform X1, translating into MNGEWTGSGQETDEMRDQLSHNPLHVRLTHAHMYSIEIEGDNKLYYSGEVPIILWWTPFGTDGKLRDCGRYQCYFTNNRSFQYHQKIKSILFYGSAFQINDLPTWKSDQVPWGLLHEESPRNNPILVHQEALNLFTYSSTFSRFSDVPLTLIDLPGITELLSKKYFVTTQEKTKLMHTKNLAPLLYIQSDCDTASNRDIYVAELMKYIRVDSYGVCLNNAQLDTRLKENYLETLNSEDFLSFISNYKFTIAFENAVCQDYITEKLWRPLIVGSVPIYYGSPSFKDWLPNNMSAISMLEFKDPISLANFLHELSSNETEYDKYLSHKLIDNYEIPNQRLKKALEKNKRWFRNEFGNYVEEFECFICENLEKSRKTKFVNKEHYECPLPINPLTNKIDHNNWWVKQWILEKCSAKLLTYYLLNNLTINMDNFEKEKLQLYNNNDC; encoded by the exons ATGAACGGAGAGTGGACAGGAAGTGGGCAGGAAACGGACGAGATGCGGGACCAACTCTCCCATAATCCGCTCCATGTCCGTCTTACTCACGCTCAC ATGTATTCAATTGAAATTGAAGGTGATAACAAATTATATTATTCAG gagaAGTACCTATAATTTTATGGTGGACTCCTTTTGGAACTGATGGGAAACTTAGAGATTGTGGACGTTATCAATGTTATTTTACCAACAATAGATCATTTCAGTATCATCAAAAGATAAAA AGTATTCTTTTTTATGGTAGTGCTTTTCAAATTAATGATTTACCAACATGGAAATCTGACCAAGTTCCCTGGGGTTTACTTCACGAAGAATCTCCAAGAAACAACCCAATCCTAGTTCATCAGGAAGCTTTAAATCTTTTTACATACTCTTCAACATTTAGCAGATTTAGCGATGTACCTCTGACTCTCATAGATCTACCTGGAATTACAGAATTATTAA GTAAAAAATACTTTGTTACAACGCAAGAAAAGACTAAATTAATGCATACAAAAAACCTTGCACCATTGCTTTACATACAATCAGACTGTGATACTGCAagtaatagagatatttatGTAGCGGAATTAATGAAATACATACGCGTAGATTCATATGGCGTATGTTTGAATAATGCTCAATTAGATACAAG GCTAAAGGAAAATTACCTTGAAACATTAAATAGCGAggattttctctctttcatcAGCAATTACAAATTTACAATAGCTTTTGAAAATGCAGTCTGTCAAGATTATATCACGGAAAAATTGTGGAGGCCCCTTATTGTTGGATCTGTACCTATATATTATGGATCACCTTCATTTAAG GATTGGCTTCCAAATAATATGTCTGCAATTTCAATGTTGGAATTTAAAGATCCAATAAGTTTGGCCAATTTTTTACACGAACTTTCTTCCAATGAAACTGaatatgataaatatttatcacataaattaattgataattatgaAATACCTAATCAAAGACTTAAGAAAGCAttagaaaagaataaaagatgGTTTCGAAATGAATTTGGAAATTACGTCGAAGAATTCGAATGTTTTATTTgcgaaaatttagaaaaatcaaGGAAAACGAAATTTGTTAATAAGGAACATTATGAATGTCCACTGCCAATAAACCCGTTAACAAATAAGATTGATCATAATAATTGGTGGGTAAAGCAATGGATTTTAGAAAAGTGTAGTGCAAAATTATTAACTTATTATTTACTAAATAATTTGACAATTAATATGGACaatttcgaaaaagaaaaactgcAATTGTATAACAATAATGACTGCTAA
- the FucTB gene encoding alpha-(1,3)-fucosyltransferase 10 isoform X2, which yields MLYSHKKMYFMLMTIVAVTLSIIIYQMYSIEIEGDNKLYYSGEVPIILWWTPFGTDGKLRDCGRYQCYFTNNRSFQYHQKIKSILFYGSAFQINDLPTWKSDQVPWGLLHEESPRNNPILVHQEALNLFTYSSTFSRFSDVPLTLIDLPGITELLSKKYFVTTQEKTKLMHTKNLAPLLYIQSDCDTASNRDIYVAELMKYIRVDSYGVCLNNAQLDTRLKENYLETLNSEDFLSFISNYKFTIAFENAVCQDYITEKLWRPLIVGSVPIYYGSPSFKDWLPNNMSAISMLEFKDPISLANFLHELSSNETEYDKYLSHKLIDNYEIPNQRLKKALEKNKRWFRNEFGNYVEEFECFICENLEKSRKTKFVNKEHYECPLPINPLTNKIDHNNWWVKQWILEKCSAKLLTYYLLNNLTINMDNFEKEKLQLYNNNDC from the exons atgttatacTCTcacaaaaaaatgtattttatgcTTATGACAATTGTTGCTGTCACATTAAGTATAATAATTTATCAG ATGTATTCAATTGAAATTGAAGGTGATAACAAATTATATTATTCAG gagaAGTACCTATAATTTTATGGTGGACTCCTTTTGGAACTGATGGGAAACTTAGAGATTGTGGACGTTATCAATGTTATTTTACCAACAATAGATCATTTCAGTATCATCAAAAGATAAAA AGTATTCTTTTTTATGGTAGTGCTTTTCAAATTAATGATTTACCAACATGGAAATCTGACCAAGTTCCCTGGGGTTTACTTCACGAAGAATCTCCAAGAAACAACCCAATCCTAGTTCATCAGGAAGCTTTAAATCTTTTTACATACTCTTCAACATTTAGCAGATTTAGCGATGTACCTCTGACTCTCATAGATCTACCTGGAATTACAGAATTATTAA GTAAAAAATACTTTGTTACAACGCAAGAAAAGACTAAATTAATGCATACAAAAAACCTTGCACCATTGCTTTACATACAATCAGACTGTGATACTGCAagtaatagagatatttatGTAGCGGAATTAATGAAATACATACGCGTAGATTCATATGGCGTATGTTTGAATAATGCTCAATTAGATACAAG GCTAAAGGAAAATTACCTTGAAACATTAAATAGCGAggattttctctctttcatcAGCAATTACAAATTTACAATAGCTTTTGAAAATGCAGTCTGTCAAGATTATATCACGGAAAAATTGTGGAGGCCCCTTATTGTTGGATCTGTACCTATATATTATGGATCACCTTCATTTAAG GATTGGCTTCCAAATAATATGTCTGCAATTTCAATGTTGGAATTTAAAGATCCAATAAGTTTGGCCAATTTTTTACACGAACTTTCTTCCAATGAAACTGaatatgataaatatttatcacataaattaattgataattatgaAATACCTAATCAAAGACTTAAGAAAGCAttagaaaagaataaaagatgGTTTCGAAATGAATTTGGAAATTACGTCGAAGAATTCGAATGTTTTATTTgcgaaaatttagaaaaatcaaGGAAAACGAAATTTGTTAATAAGGAACATTATGAATGTCCACTGCCAATAAACCCGTTAACAAATAAGATTGATCATAATAATTGGTGGGTAAAGCAATGGATTTTAGAAAAGTGTAGTGCAAAATTATTAACTTATTATTTACTAAATAATTTGACAATTAATATGGACaatttcgaaaaagaaaaactgcAATTGTATAACAATAATGACTGCTAA